From a single Candidatus Izimaplasma bacterium HR1 genomic region:
- the hndC_2 gene encoding NADP-reducing hydrogenase subunit HndC — MKRMTLLVCGGTGCMASESQEMLDSLKAKVKELNMENEINVIKTGCFGFCGQGPIIKVQPDNVFYVKVKLTDINEIFEEHVLKGRVVERLLFIDPKENERVKEHKDMDFYKKQYRIALRNCGFINPEDISEYVAVRGYEALAIVLSEKTPKEVIDLMKDSKLRGRGGGGFPTGLKWELTAKHRRIDKYVICNADEGDPGAFMDRSILEGDPHTVLEAMAIAGYAMGAATGMVYIRAEYPLAIHRLEVAIAQAREYGFLGKDLFGSGFDFDIEIRLGAGAFVCGEETALINSLQGMRGEPTKKPPFPSEAGYKNMPTSVNNVETFANIPPIILNGPEWFSSIGTEGSKGTKVFALAGKINNIGLVEVPMGTTLREIVYDIGGGIIDGKKFKAVQTGGPSGGVITTEHLDTPIDYESLKSIGSMMGSGGMIILDEDDDMVELSRFYLDFTQDESCGKCTPCRIGTKRMFEILDRLIKMEGCPEDLDILEDLSINIKNSSLCGLGQSAPNPVLSSLEYFREEYEAYAYRTKKVSYTINADKCIGCTKCARVCPVSCIEGKVKVKHVINEDECIACGACFAACPVDAIIKP; from the coding sequence TGTGGTGGTACTGGGTGTATGGCCAGTGAATCACAAGAAATGCTAGATTCTTTGAAAGCAAAAGTTAAAGAATTGAATATGGAAAATGAAATCAATGTTATTAAAACTGGTTGTTTTGGATTTTGTGGACAAGGTCCAATTATCAAAGTTCAACCTGATAATGTATTTTATGTAAAAGTAAAACTAACTGATATTAATGAAATTTTTGAAGAACATGTTTTAAAAGGACGCGTTGTTGAAAGATTATTATTTATAGATCCAAAAGAAAATGAACGTGTTAAAGAACATAAAGATATGGATTTCTATAAAAAGCAATATCGTATAGCTTTACGTAACTGTGGATTTATTAATCCTGAAGATATTAGTGAGTATGTAGCTGTAAGAGGATACGAAGCTTTGGCTATCGTCTTAAGTGAGAAAACTCCTAAAGAAGTAATTGATTTAATGAAAGATTCTAAATTACGTGGTCGTGGTGGAGGAGGATTCCCAACTGGTTTAAAATGGGAATTAACTGCAAAACATCGTCGTATTGATAAATATGTTATTTGTAATGCTGATGAAGGAGATCCTGGGGCATTCATGGACCGTTCTATTTTAGAAGGAGACCCTCACACAGTATTAGAAGCAATGGCAATCGCAGGTTATGCAATGGGTGCTGCTACTGGTATGGTTTATATTAGAGCAGAATATCCACTTGCAATTCATCGATTAGAAGTTGCAATCGCTCAAGCTAGAGAGTATGGTTTCTTAGGAAAAGATTTATTCGGTAGTGGATTTGACTTTGACATTGAAATTCGTTTAGGTGCTGGAGCATTTGTTTGTGGTGAAGAAACTGCTTTAATCAATTCTCTTCAAGGTATGAGAGGAGAACCTACCAAAAAACCTCCATTCCCAAGTGAAGCTGGATATAAAAATATGCCTACAAGCGTAAACAACGTTGAAACATTTGCTAACATCCCACCAATTATTTTAAATGGACCAGAGTGGTTTAGTAGCATCGGTACTGAAGGTTCAAAAGGAACCAAAGTTTTTGCTCTTGCTGGTAAAATCAATAATATTGGACTTGTTGAAGTTCCAATGGGTACAACATTACGTGAAATCGTTTACGATATCGGTGGTGGTATTATTGATGGTAAAAAGTTTAAAGCTGTGCAAACAGGAGGACCTAGTGGTGGAGTAATCACTACAGAACATCTTGATACACCAATTGATTACGAATCATTGAAATCAATTGGAAGCATGATGGGTTCTGGTGGAATGATTATCTTAGATGAAGATGATGATATGGTTGAACTTTCTAGATTCTACTTAGATTTTACTCAAGATGAATCTTGTGGTAAATGTACTCCTTGTAGAATTGGTACAAAACGTATGTTTGAAATCTTAGATCGTCTTATCAAAATGGAAGGGTGTCCTGAAGACCTAGATATTTTAGAAGATTTATCTATTAACATTAAAAACAGCTCTTTATGTGGATTAGGACAAAGTGCTCCAAATCCTGTATTGAGTTCATTGGAATATTTTAGAGAAGAATACGAAGCTTATGCTTATAGAACTAAAAAAGTTTCATATACAATCAATGCTGACAAATGTATTGGATGTACAAAATGTGCGAGAGTATGTCCAGTTAGTTGTATTGAAGGAAAAGTTAAAGTTAAACACGTTATTAATGAG